A DNA window from Arachis hypogaea cultivar Tifrunner chromosome 18, arahy.Tifrunner.gnm2.J5K5, whole genome shotgun sequence contains the following coding sequences:
- the LOC112770127 gene encoding uncharacterized protein translates to MENDKKPTVNDEASNKEEAILNKKDKEKLKEKDEQPQESRKGKQVMEEPSQDQRKVVKAYTPPLPYPQRLQKELKDQQFPKFFEVFKKLEINIPLAEALEHMPLYAKFLKELINKKRSWHEKEPIMLTEECSKMTLEKALCDLGASINLMPLSMMRKLSIVKSKPTRMSLVMADRSIKTPNGVVENLLVKVGEFIFPADIVILDTEEEENNSIILGRPFLATTRAIIDVEKGEITFRVHNEQMVINVLKSMQHPPEQENYMRVDMIEGLVEEMLEANYHEQQEEEGEGDQEIMEEQVAEISIEKEVEQDKTEEVPKQELKPLPPYLKYVFLGKTDALPVIINSSLNIEEETKLIEVLKAHKTALGWTIDDIKGISPTICMYKIILEEDSRPVVQPQ, encoded by the exons ATGGAGAATGACAAGAAGCCAACTGTGAATGATGAGGCCAGCAACAAGGAAGAGGCTATACTTAACAAGAAGGACAAAGAGAAGCTTAAAGAAAAAGATGAGCAACCACAAGAGTCAAGAAAAGGGAAGCAAGTAATGGAGGAACCATCTCAAGACCAGAGGAAGGTTGTGAAGGCTTACACACCTcctctgccatatcctcaaaggctaCAAAAAGAACTCAAGGATCAACAATTCCCTAAGTTCTTTGAGGTCTTCAAGAAGCTGGAGATTAATATCCCacttgctgaggcattagagcatATGCCTCTgtatgcaaagttcttgaaggagctcattaaCAAAAAGAGAAGCTGGCATGAGAAGGAGCCCattatgctcactgaagaatgca GCAAGATGACATTGGAAAAAGCTCTCTGCGATCTAGGTGCTAGTATTAACTTGATGcccctctcaatgatgagaaagctttCCATAGTAAAAAGCAAACCTACCAGGATGTCACTGGTGATGgccgatagatcaatcaagacacccaatggagtTGTGGAAAATCTATTGGtgaaggttggagagtttatcttccctgcagacaTTGTGATTTTGGACACAGAAGAGGAAGAAAACAACTCAATTAtcctgggaagaccatttctagccacaacaagagctatTATTGATGTAGAAAAGGGAGAAATTACCTTCAGGgtgcacaatgagcaaatggtcatcaatgttctcaaatcaatgcaacatccCCCTGAGCAAGAGAACTACATGAGAGTAGATATGATAGAaggtttggtggaagaaatgttggAAGCCAATTATCACgagcaacaagaagaagaaggggaaggagATCAAGAGATAATGGAAGAACAAGTAGCTGAAATTTCCATTGAGAAAGAGGTGGAACAAGACAAGACAGAGGAGGtgccaaaacaagaattaaagcctCTCCCCCCTTATCTCAAGTATGTATTCCTTGGGAAAACAGATGCTTTACCAGTAATCATAAATTCCTCTCTGAAcatagaagaagaaacaaagctCATCGAAGTGTTGAAAGCTCACAAGACAGCCTTGGGGTGGACCATTGATGATATCAAGGGCATAAGCCCTACCATCTGTATGTACAAAATTATATTGGAGGAAGATTCAAGGCCTGTAGTTCAACCCCAATGA